In Phaseolus vulgaris cultivar G19833 chromosome 3, P. vulgaris v2.0, whole genome shotgun sequence, the sequence GATAAAagtacataaatatttttaatttgaatcaGTATCTTAATTCAATAGTGtagtataaaaaaacataattattattcTAAATTCTCATACTAAAATAGACACtcattaataaaacaaaaaaataataattatattattatttctatttatagaatataaatattcaaattctcattaataaatcaaaatgtgaattattataatatatcaatttaattatattatttatatttttaaatttttaacatttaaatgaattttgtattctcattaataaattaaaatctggattattataatatgtcaattgaattttattatttatatttttagaatttaaatatttaaatgaattttgtattctcattaataaatcaaaatctgtatcattataatatataattgaatcttattatttatattttttgaatttaaatatttaaattggtTTTCTATTCtcattaataaatcaaaatctatattattataatatataattgaattctgaataatataatataaataaaattactaaaataatgatttataatttcaaataatatattttattaattcttattaataagaaaaaaatagtattagtaaaaataaatacaaacagaatattaaattagaacaaaaacaaaaaaaaaacacaaaaatacctaaaaaatacctaaaaaatcaaagaaaaaattataaaaaacaaaaaattagaaaaactgaaaaaaaaaaagatgaacaCAACCGATTATGCTTTGTcttaaaaaacaacataatcgattatccactATTTTTAGGAGTCTAATCGATTATGCATTCCCTTAAAAAAAGGaacttaatcgattatgttgaATATTTGAATagtataatcgattatgttcgtTTTAACACACACACTTAATCAATTATCCTCCTGAAAATATAGGTTTATCGATTATGTCGTATACTTAATCGATTATCAACTGTTTTTTAGGACATAATCGATCAAGTCCTATGTGTTTTTTCATGCATAATCAATTAGACACTGTGAaaaatcttgaaaatgtttAACTTGAGTGTGAATGAGTGTGATCAATTCATGAAAAAATGCACCTAACTAAAAACACATATCTTACGTGACTTTCTTTTCACTcatctcttttttctcttcaaCCCTCAAAAGACCACTTACTCACTGAACTTTTTCTCCCCTGCTCCCTCACCCTCATCTTTGCCCTGATCCAAATGGAGGTTACATTCTCTCATCCATCCTTAACTACAATGtcaccccaatccaaacacagtGTAAAAGTGGTCTTAACATCATCACGTCATCCTAAGAACAAGAAGTAGGAAGGGAAACTAAAAGAACCTAATACCCAAGAACACTCCTCATCTCGAAAGAAAAAAGATGCAAACAAAAATAAGGAAGTGAAATAATCTGGACCAGAATGAACTTTGAACTGTAGGCAAACCTCTTTACTGTTTGTCCTATTCACCATGTATAGACATATTACTTTGATTACTTTTTTAGATAATTAGGTTTAACTCAAAGAAGATCCATGAAATATAATCTTTATTTGGCTTGAggaaatcatatttttttgaaatttaatcaATCTACAACAAAGTGATTCATGTATTTTATAATGTTTCATTGATATGAGACATTTACCGCCTCCTAACATATATAACTGAATTGCTATTCTAATTTAAAGACTCAAAACTATTTACAAGTATATTTGTTGGGGTTTCCCTTTTAAggagattttttttagtgttgtGAGATGGATCCGAATTTTTGTGATTTTCATATATTTAGAAGTGTCTCAAGAATCAAGGTTACTCCTCACAAGTCAAGCCATCTTATGCGACTTAAACACAAAACAAGACTTTTGCACAAGTCTTAAATAATGCATGTGATATACCTCTTTCGCAATTGTCTTCTCCTTGCATCAAGGAGAGATTTAAGATCAGTTTATATTAATGAAAATGTGTATCTCAAAGGTCTTGAAGATTGTAAAACTTTATTGAAGAATAGTAATATCCAAATGTGACAAACCTATTACTCATGTGGACGTGTGCAAAAAGATGAATCTTGCATGGAAATCTCTAGGATCTTGGAAAATtattcatttgaaaaaaagttttatgaattttctttttcttccctTAAAGACATGAGAAAAGTCCTACCAGTGGGATATTGGAATCACTGGGTATCTTAAAAGTCTTTGTTTTAACTAAAGACTTTGCGTCATCCTCCATGAAGCTCACCAAAACTCAATGTTGGGTCAGGATCCACATACTTCCTATGGAATGTTGGTGtcacagaaaaattgttttgaatctCTTTCAGGTGATTTACAAGAGACTTAAGAGTCAGTTGAATCTACTTCTGCTGGTATTTTCTTAGAAGATATCAATTTGGTCTCTAAGTTATGAGCTCAAAAgatagaaaatgagaaaaaatgaTGAATTTGTTCAAATCAGAATACCGATACTTGCTCATAAAATTGGATTGAAAACCAATAGCATGACCTCCAAAACAAgtcaactaaaaaaataataatggtaGTAATGTGCAACAAAAATTTATTATCCATTTAGACGAGAAAATCAATCTTATTTCGATTTCTAATCTTATTTCGATTTCGATTTCTATTTGTTGTCTTTTTGAGAGctatacattaaataatttcttttgtttgacttcttatatatatatataaaataagaatccattcattaaaatgttttttctttaaattcaaatattttttctctccacaaaaacaaaaccaaattGATCACATCCACGACTTATAAACATTAATTAgagaaaaatatcataaaaaaatcatgaaaatgTATACTTGACATAATTTGTGGGTGGTGTAAGGAAATTGAGTGAATAGACGAAggagaatataaaataaatgaaaaataggaaaaaattgAAGGTGTGTGGTGGTCACATGCAGAAGAGAGCGTAGAAAGAAATGGCATATGCGAGGGAGATAAATAATATGCCAAGAAATACCGTTAAGAGAGAGTGCCACGTGGGACTCTACATGGCAATCATCCATCGCATCTGCAATTGCAACCTTCAACCTCTGCCCCCACTCTCTTCCTTCCATGTGCCCATGGCGTTCCTTCTCATCACcaccttctccttcttcttcttcttcttctccttcttccacCCTTCCAATTCCACCTTCCTTTCTTCCCAATCTCTGTCGTTATCTTCTCAATTCTACCCTTAACCTAACCCCCTCTTTCGCAATCGCCAAACTTCAAAAACCGCAAAATATAGTGTCTGAGAGAGCCATCACCTCTGTTCAAACCCATCAATTATTTTCCACTGGGTCACGCTTTCACTCCCAAATGTCCAATTTTGCTACCTGTTGATTGCCTTATTCGCCGTCTCAGGTATCGCTGATGGTTCTCTCTGTGAATTCGGATCTGCACAAGTCGCGGCCTTGGATTTTTGTTTTCGCTTAGATTCTTTTAGTTCTATTTCTGTCATCGCCTCGAGGCTCTGTTTCTATAAATGTGATCGACCTtctgttatttattatttatcatttatttatttatcctaATCTTCAACTTAATTCCAAATCATTGACTCACCTATTGGGTGGGGCTACCCTGTTTGCTGTTGTGAAAGTTTGGAGTTGTAATATGTGTCGTGAGTTGTGGTGATGTGAGTGGTGCTCATGTGTAATAAAGGGTTTCAATGCTTGAACGAGTGTGAGAGTGAAATTGATCATAGTCGAGAATTCTTCGTCATGGATAGTCCAAATCGATCGCCAGCTGCCGGCGAAGATAGCCGGCGTGTTAAGTTCTTGTGCAGCTTTCTGGGTGGCATAATGCCCCGTCCCCAAGATGGGAAGCTGCGGTATGTCGGTGGCGAGACACGAATTGTGAGTGTTTATCGAGAGATTAGCTATGAGGAGTTGATGGGGAAGATGAGAGAGTTGTATGATGGGGCTGCTGTATTGAAGTACCAGCAGCCTGACGAGGATCTTGATGCTCTTGTTTCTGTTGTCAATGATGATGATGTGGTTAACATGATGGAGGAGTATGACAAGTTGGGCTCAGGGGATGGATTCACCAGGCTCAGgatatttttgttttcacaaTCCGAGCAGGATGGTTCCTCACATTTCATTGATGGGGATGATTCTGAGAGGAGGTATGTTGATGCATTGAATAGTTTAAATGATGTTGCTGACTTTAGGAGGTTGCAACAAGGAGAGTTTCCTATGATTAGCCCTGTTGAGGATATCCATGTGGCTGCTGATCAATTTTTTAATCCAATGAGTGTGGAAAGTGGGATTCATAGTCACAGAAGTGGGGAACTATCTATGTCACCGTATAATATGCATCATCTCTCGATCCAGCACCCGCAAACCATGGGCCCAAGGTATACTGAAATGGATTCTCCTTGGAATCCTGCTTATTACTCTCCTAGGCACCATGGTCTCCACGACTCCAGATCATTGGTTGAATTTCCATCTTCGCCGTCTAGTAGATACCGAATGCCATTTCCGGAGTTACCAGACAAGTGCATTGATAGAGGGCCGGAAGAGTATGCTCGACATCATGTAAATCACCATCCTGTGTATGATAATCAACCGCAGTATGCTGATAATGTTTTGTGGGTGCCGACTGGAGCAGCACATTGTGAAAAGGCAGGTTTTCCGGGCAATATTGTTCATGGTTCCCATGTTGTTGATGGGAACAGCATATGTGAGCAGTGTCGCATGGGTTTTCATAGAGGTCAACCACATCTGGAGCATTCTAACGTAAGTAATGGACTTCCACCGGTTGCTAATCCATGCGGAGAATGCCCCCTGCCAAATAGGGATGCTTTCCCCATAGTTGATGCAAAGTTACATCCCGCAATGTATCCCAAAGAACCTAATAATGATCATAGGCCTGTTTATAATGATACTCAGAATCATGAGAGAGCGTGGGGTTTGCAGCATCCAACAACTGCTCGGGTTGAGGAATCAAGAGGACATGTCTCTGTATCTGGAAGAGTGAGTGATGTTCCAGTTGTAAATTTCTCTCTTGGGCATGGTAGTGTGACTGATGGACATACCCTGTCATCCAATTATCTTCATCAGCCGGTTGGACCTGAATTGGGGCCCGAACTTTTCCCTGACCAAACCATGACTGCATTACCACACGTACAAATTCCTCCTCCAGAAGAATGCAATGTGCGGTATGGAAATCCACCTTCTTCTTATGGAGTAGATGGTAATTATGCTGTGCCTGGTGGACATCCACCTGGTTTCTGGAGAAATACTCCAATGCCGGTTCATATGGGACCATCTTATGAGGCAACTACCTCACCTCCGCAGGTGAATGGTATGATAAATGCGGCATTAATCAGGGGAGAAGGCACTCCAGGGTTTTATGTTGGACCAGATAGTCAAAATCAATGGGTTGATTCCTCACAGAATTTGACAGGACATGATGGTACATCCATCCCAGAATATTCGCATGCACATGCTC encodes:
- the LOC137807358 gene encoding uncharacterized protein — encoded protein: MCNKGFQCLNECESEIDHSREFFVMDSPNRSPAAGEDSRRVKFLCSFLGGIMPRPQDGKLRYVGGETRIVSVYREISYEELMGKMRELYDGAAVLKYQQPDEDLDALVSVVNDDDVVNMMEEYDKLGSGDGFTRLRIFLFSQSEQDGSSHFIDGDDSERRYVDALNSLNDVADFRRLQQGEFPMISPVEDIHVAADQFFNPMSVESGIHSHRSGELSMSPYNMHHLSIQHPQTMGPRYTEMDSPWNPAYYSPRHHGLHDSRSLVEFPSSPSSRYRMPFPELPDKCIDRGPEEYARHHVNHHPVYDNQPQYADNVLWVPTGAAHCEKAGFPGNIVHGSHVVDGNSICEQCRMGFHRGQPHLEHSNVSNGLPPVANPCGECPLPNRDAFPIVDAKLHPAMYPKEPNNDHRPVYNDTQNHERAWGLQHPTTARVEESRGHVSVSGRVSDVPVVNFSLGHGSVTDGHTLSSNYLHQPVGPELGPELFPDQTMTALPHVQIPPPEECNVRYGNPPSSYGVDGNYAVPGGHPPGFWRNTPMPVHMGPSYEATTSPPQVNGMINAALIRGEGTPGFYVGPDSQNQWVDSSQNLTGHDGTSIPEYSHAHALNLNPTPLGPENQHPITVDAIHSSQDMSTGTCPEPLQLPKSSFNIVHNQEALRNDTHLAEANSLLGEGIVVKIEDKVESPDMQTISYSEQNKVAENAFQAAASVDSNNSKSKPEGDCRHVEKLADKDHSVPEDTKHVVNQFSFLPELIASVKKAALEVAEEVKTAADDDPANSHNQKLDAKEKTTNEGEAANAHGDLELDSENDHVDTSKIEPTKAEEEAIARGLQTIKNDDLEEIRELGSGTYGAVYHGKWKGSDVAIKRIKASCFAGRPSERARLITDFWKEALMLSSLHHPNVVSFYGIVRDGPDSSLATVTEFMINGSLKQFLHKKDRTIDRRKRLIIAMDAAFGMEYLHGKNIVHFDLKCENLLVNMRDPQRPVCKIGDLGLSKVKQHTLVSGGVRGTLPWMAPELLSGKSNMVSEKIDVYSFGIVMWELLTGDEPYADMHCASIIGGIVNNSLRPQIPTWCDPEWKSLMESCWASEPVERPSFSEISKKLRSMAASMNVK